The following are encoded together in the Candidatus Binatia bacterium genome:
- a CDS encoding antitoxin Xre/MbcA/ParS toxin-binding domain-containing protein encodes MKLASTHAKTLVRNHIYTRTLSAGETAARIKMGLRVSEFDTLRELLGLTVDALAKKVGISIATLSRRRRSAEVLDAEHGDRIMRFARLYRLARDLYDGDETAARNWLTKPARALDGQTPLDYADTEVGAREVENLIGRLEHGVYT; translated from the coding sequence ATGAAACTAGCCAGTACCCATGCCAAAACCCTGGTGCGCAATCATATCTACACGCGCACGCTCAGTGCCGGGGAGACCGCGGCGCGCATCAAAATGGGGCTGCGCGTCAGTGAGTTCGACACGCTACGGGAATTGCTGGGGCTGACAGTGGACGCTTTGGCCAAAAAGGTGGGCATCTCCATCGCCACCCTCTCGCGCCGGCGTCGAAGCGCCGAGGTCCTCGATGCCGAGCATGGCGATCGGATCATGCGCTTCGCGCGGCTCTACCGACTGGCGCGTGATCTCTACGACGGCGACGAGACGGCGGCGCGCAATTGGCTGACCAAGCCGGCGCGCGCCCTGGACGGGCAGACACCGCTCGACTACGCCGACACGGAGGTCGGTGCGCGCGAGGTCGAAAACCTCATCGGCCGCCTGGAGCACGGCGTCTACACCTGA